In one window of Vanrija pseudolonga chromosome 5, complete sequence DNA:
- the MTP4 gene encoding Metal tolerance protein 4, whose protein sequence is MPSRNASPRRLGSVGGSNGFNAAPQASSLGFVASRALQHTDMTIDRNPEIAPNAMPSPFEPHPLRRHRLQRGFSLDQVQNLGIISSQERSITDFENIPVASEDIAKLPTKLRPYYEKLAEIHEHYAEVDTLLSGELPSIIAGSFRPPPLRSIYPSDAAYVNAVEWQRRHTAWHVRPKRMDGDVIIDDEDEAAPADESTPLVGSKQAKRERLAKLALHINTIVNALLVGVKAVAVWYSSSISLMASLIDSALDLLSTFIILGTSWAMGQESDRHLYPAGKRRFEPLGVLIFSVVMICSFVQVFIESFQRVFRHERPETVELSTIGLSTMLATIATKSVLWWWCSTIPSSGVQALAQDAENDVWLNVMSLSFPWLGEKLNSPLLDPIGGMVLSLYIIIAWVRTLFENFSNLSGKQASPDQITRVLYMVTRFNPVLEISDVEVYHIGDDFVCEVDVVLPQSTSLHHAHDVGETIQCMLENLDGVIRAYVHLDYSSSNPQQHTSRWGPTRATVGPVPTGERSPAPSESSLLSGSVTPRATTLLSQGHQRLQSLPDAPSIPEETS, encoded by the exons ATGCCATCGCGCAACgccagcccccgccgcctgggcTCCGTGGGCGGCTCAAACGGCTTCAACGCCGCCCCgcaggcgtcgtcgctcggctTTGTCGCCAGCCGCGCGCTTCAGCACACCGACATGACCATTGACCGCAACCCCGAGATCGCACCGAACGCGATGCCGTCCCCCTTCGaaccccaccccctccgccggcaccgcctgCAGCGCGGCTTCTCCCTCGACCAGGTGCAGAACCTTGG GATTATCTCGTCGCAAGAACGCAGCATTACAGACTTTGAGAACATCCCCGTAGCCAGCGAGGACATTGCCAAGCTTCCCACGAAG CTCCGGCCGTACTACGAGAAACTGGCGGAGATCCACGAGCACtacgccgaggtggacacGCTACTGTCGGGCGAACTGCCGTCTATTATCGCCGGCAGcttccgcccgccgccgctgcgcagCATCTACCCCAGCGACGCGGCGTATGTCAACGCCGTCGAGTGGCAGCGCAGACACACGGCGTGGCATGTGCGTCCGAAGCGAATGGACGGGGACGTGatcatcgacgacgaagatgaAGCCGCCCCGGCGGACGAGAGCACGCCGCTCGTGGGGTCAAAGCAGGCCAAACGCGAGCGGCTGGCCAAGCTTGCGCTGCATA TCAACACAATCGTGAACGCCCTGCTCGTCGGAGTCAAGGCCGTGGCCGTCTGGTACTCCTCCTCGATCTCGCTCATGGCGTCGCTCATTGACTCGGCCCTTGACCTCCTCTCGACGTTTATCATCCTTGGAACGTCGTGGGCTATGGGACAGGAGAGCGACCGTCATCTGTACCCTGCCGGCAAGAGACGTTTCGAGCCGCTCGGTGTG CTCATCTTCTCCGTGGTCATGATCTGTTCCTTTGTCCAAGTGTTTATCGAGTCCTTCCAGCGCGTCTTCCGGCACGAGCGCCCCGAGACCGTCGAGCTTAGCACGATCGGCCTCTCAACCATGCTGGCCACGATCGCCACCAAGTCGGTGctctggtggtggtgctcgacCATCCCCAGCTCGGGTGTGCAGGCTCTCGCTCAGGACGCTGAGAACGACGTGTGGCTCAACGTCATGTCGCTGTCCTTCCCGTGGCTTGGAGAGAAGCTCAACTCGCCGCTCCTTGACCCTATCGGCGGTATGGTCCTCTCCCTGTACATTATCATCGCCTGGGTCAGGACCCTCTTCGAAAACTTCAGCAACT TGTCGGGCAAACAAGCATCCCCTGATCAGATCACGCGTGTCCTGTACATGGTAACGCGGTTCAACCCCGTGCTCGAGATCTCGGACGTCGAGGTGTACCATATCGGTGACGATTTTGTCTGTGAAGTCGACGTTGTGCTTCCGCAGTCGACATCtctccaccacgcccacgACGTCGGAGAGACCATCCA GTGCATGCTCGAGAACCTTGACGGCGTCATCCGTGCCTACGTTCA CCTTGACTACTCATCTTCGAACCC GCAACAGCACACCTCCCGATGGGGTCCGACCCGCGCGACAGTGGGCCCTGTCCCTACGGGCGAGCGGTCACCTGCACCCTCGGAATCTTCTCTGTTATCGGGGTCGGTTACGCCCCGGGCGACAACGCTCCTCTCGCAGGGCCATCAGCGACTGCAGTCGTTGCCCGACGCACCGAGCATCCCAGAAGAGACATCGTAA